Proteins encoded within one genomic window of Poseidonibacter antarcticus:
- a CDS encoding Abi family protein, with amino-acid sequence MTNIYNNNVSTTEDYLEYLYSNKFQKSKYLKDEEVIKICDNAGVFKLKGYVKEIKHQSIKNIDDVLAIYLFDRYFSKIIFDLSSRIESKLKSVLINECYKRTNNNFFYLMAKNHKWTNYSIDIPTIRNWKVHTSSMSQTEAYSHYILFYLQNYNFNSNKNMHLQNTSLINIDDNEYNYPPFKYLIEGATLGCVISFIRSLKIGNTDIYSKTATNFGLGNNDKFLNYLKRLNEIRNRVAHGGRIFNRTFRSATGVGKYQLLRKKINNHKSLDVYIFLFFMLNQLDEYKSIEEFKNIQIKKLFIEFKEDYISNRESFGLLEKLEKESFQNIGKIIYSKMCR; translated from the coding sequence TTGACAAATATTTATAATAACAATGTATCAACAACAGAAGATTATTTGGAATATCTCTATAGTAATAAATTTCAAAAAAGCAAATATCTTAAAGATGAAGAAGTAATAAAGATTTGTGATAATGCAGGGGTATTTAAATTAAAAGGTTATGTTAAAGAGATAAAACATCAATCTATAAAAAATATAGATGATGTATTAGCTATATACCTATTTGACAGGTATTTTTCAAAAATCATTTTCGATTTATCAAGTAGAATTGAATCAAAATTGAAAAGTGTTTTAATTAATGAATGTTATAAAAGAACAAACAATAACTTTTTTTATTTAATGGCAAAAAATCATAAGTGGACTAATTATAGCATTGATATACCAACAATTAGGAACTGGAAAGTTCATACTTCTAGTATGAGCCAAACAGAAGCATATAGTCATTATATATTATTTTATTTACAAAATTATAATTTTAATTCAAATAAAAATATGCATTTACAAAATACATCTCTTATTAATATTGATGATAATGAATATAATTATCCTCCCTTTAAATACTTAATAGAAGGTGCTACTTTAGGTTGTGTAATATCTTTTATAAGAAGTTTAAAGATTGGAAATACGGATATATATAGTAAAACAGCAACTAACTTTGGATTAGGGAATAATGATAAGTTTTTAAATTACTTAAAAAGACTAAATGAAATTAGAAATAGAGTTGCACATGGTGGTAGAATTTTCAACCGTACTTTTAGGAGTGCCACAGGAGTAGGTAAATATCAGCTTTTAAGAAAGAAAATAAATAATCATAAGTCATTAGATGTATATATATTTTTATTTTTTATGTTAAACCAACTCGATGAATATAAGAGTATTGAAGAATTTAAAAATATTCAAATTAAAAAACTATTTATAGAATTTAAAGAAGATTATATTTCTAATAGAGAATCTTTTGGACTTTTAGAAAAGTTAGAAAAGGAAAGTTTTCAAAATATTGGGAAAATCATTTATTCAAAAATGTGTAGATAA
- the cas3f gene encoding type I-F CRISPR-associated helicase Cas3f, producing MMVIFVSQCEKNALKKTRRVLDSFANRIGDNTWQTIITQEGLNAVQKLLRKTASKSTAVSCHWIRSRSRSDFLWVVGNKDRFNEEGVVPVHWTTKTILDKYKESEWKYLPLIKSLTALSALFHDWGKATKLFQDKLKPNSKIKADPIRHEWISCILLNAFISQNKENWLHRLSEGIIDETLLIESTSDVNERVLQNLPSSAQLVLWLVVSHHKLPSVATTKKAIVDDGWNGVASFNIKETLQYIKKSWGYENIRDEKEYKKRLKECFIFPNGLLSNSSKWLSLVKRWATKLISQQTLLEEAINDGSYRAVLHHSRLCLMLGDHNYSSEDKNPNWEDVTGLFANTDPKTKELKQKLDEHLCGVYERATAVVHYLPMFEHESPFVKNNKILKRASPKEFAWQDKAVTKIRTVINEESKKRGFFAVNMASTGCGKTFANAKVMQAISKDGESLRYVLALGLRTLTLQTGDEYRKKIELSKEELAVIIGSKAIMELHNNQEKKKEDEQKLDFGSESLESLLDEDVLYECDIPEDALKTVLKKEQDRKFLYAPVLVCTIDHLMGAVTTKKGGRYILPSLRMLSSDLVIDEIDDFTGSDLIAIGRLVHLVGMLGRGVMISSATIPPDLAKGYFNAYKKGWQLYVKSHESKNKIVCAWIDEFKTDVKEIESFESKKALDNYEQNHNHFIDKRIQNLEKEPIKRKVEIIDCHEDMEDNEFEEDETKTEVYFSKIEESIIKKHHQHHTIDKESNKKISFGVVRVANIPPCVALSKYLIMSDHDDIEIKVMAYHSSQVLLLRHEQEKHLDAVLKRKEKEDEEAKAFQNPIIRSHIDSSKTKDIIFVLVATPVEEVGRDHDFDWAIIEPSSYRSIIQLAGRVRRHRIGEISEANIGLMQYNYKAFKNSDTEENSYFNKPGYEEDIILNTHNISELIDTEKIAKRLDAQARIKKSQKLDPKNSLIDLEHYKTQKDLTSFDKIGANTFEGYLNESCFLTAHPFYYHPFRESLKNTNIFLVYNQKDDNYCFAELDEYSKLITNQSGYPSNREDILQISRADDIIDKSKLWLYRDYDKLVEKYALENNQTKEEISLKYGELNFVVYKDDDEFEYSDQFGLVKVINENK from the coding sequence ATGATGGTTATTTTTGTCTCACAATGTGAGAAAAATGCATTAAAAAAAACAAGAAGAGTTTTAGATAGTTTTGCAAACCGTATTGGTGACAATACATGGCAAACTATTATCACTCAAGAAGGATTAAATGCTGTTCAAAAACTACTTAGAAAAACAGCTTCAAAAAGTACTGCTGTATCTTGTCATTGGATACGAAGTCGCAGTAGAAGTGATTTCCTATGGGTGGTTGGGAATAAGGATAGATTTAATGAAGAAGGAGTTGTACCAGTTCATTGGACTACAAAAACTATTTTAGATAAGTATAAAGAGAGTGAATGGAAATATTTGCCTTTAATTAAATCATTAACTGCTCTTTCTGCACTTTTTCATGATTGGGGAAAAGCAACGAAACTTTTTCAAGATAAGTTAAAACCAAATAGTAAAATAAAAGCTGATCCAATTCGTCATGAATGGATAAGTTGTATTTTACTTAATGCTTTTATTTCACAAAACAAAGAAAACTGGTTGCATCGTTTAAGTGAAGGAATAATAGATGAGACTTTACTAATAGAATCTACTAGCGATGTAAATGAGAGAGTATTACAAAATCTTCCATCCTCAGCACAACTGGTACTTTGGTTGGTAGTTTCTCACCATAAATTGCCAAGTGTAGCTACTACTAAAAAAGCCATAGTAGATGATGGATGGAATGGTGTTGCTTCTTTTAATATAAAAGAAACTCTTCAATACATTAAAAAATCTTGGGGATATGAAAATATAAGAGATGAAAAAGAGTATAAAAAACGCCTAAAAGAGTGCTTTATATTTCCTAATGGTCTTCTATCTAATTCATCTAAATGGCTAAGCCTTGTTAAGCGTTGGGCAACAAAACTTATTTCTCAACAAACTTTATTAGAAGAAGCAATTAATGATGGTAGTTATAGAGCTGTTTTGCATCATAGCCGACTTTGTTTGATGCTGGGTGATCATAATTATTCTTCAGAAGATAAAAATCCTAATTGGGAAGATGTTACAGGTCTTTTTGCAAATACTGATCCAAAAACAAAAGAGTTGAAGCAAAAACTAGATGAACATTTATGTGGTGTTTATGAAAGGGCTACTGCTGTTGTTCATTATCTACCTATGTTTGAACATGAATCTCCTTTTGTTAAAAATAATAAGATTTTGAAAAGAGCAAGTCCAAAAGAGTTTGCATGGCAAGATAAAGCTGTAACAAAAATAAGAACAGTGATAAATGAAGAGTCTAAAAAAAGAGGATTTTTTGCTGTGAACATGGCAAGTACAGGATGTGGGAAAACTTTTGCAAATGCAAAAGTAATGCAAGCTATTTCAAAAGATGGAGAATCTTTACGGTATGTTTTGGCTTTGGGCTTAAGAACTTTAACTTTACAAACTGGTGATGAGTATAGAAAAAAAATTGAACTAAGTAAAGAAGAACTAGCTGTTATAATTGGTTCTAAAGCAATTATGGAACTTCATAACAATCAAGAAAAGAAAAAAGAAGATGAACAAAAACTTGATTTTGGTTCAGAATCTTTAGAGAGTCTTCTTGATGAAGATGTTTTATATGAGTGCGATATTCCTGAAGATGCATTAAAAACTGTTTTAAAAAAAGAACAAGATAGAAAATTCCTTTATGCACCAGTATTAGTTTGTACAATTGATCATCTTATGGGTGCAGTTACGACTAAGAAGGGTGGTCGTTATATATTGCCTAGTTTAAGAATGCTCTCTTCGGATTTAGTAATAGATGAAATAGATGACTTTACAGGTTCAGATCTTATTGCTATTGGTAGGTTGGTACATTTAGTTGGAATGCTTGGACGAGGTGTAATGATTTCATCAGCAACAATTCCTCCTGATTTGGCTAAAGGATATTTTAATGCTTATAAAAAAGGTTGGCAACTATATGTAAAGAGCCATGAATCAAAAAATAAAATAGTATGTGCTTGGATAGATGAGTTTAAAACAGATGTCAAAGAAATAGAAAGTTTTGAAAGTAAAAAAGCTTTAGATAATTATGAACAAAATCATAATCATTTTATTGATAAACGAATACAAAATCTTGAAAAAGAGCCTATAAAAAGAAAAGTAGAGATAATAGATTGTCATGAAGATATGGAAGATAACGAATTTGAAGAGGATGAAACAAAAACAGAAGTTTATTTTTCTAAAATAGAAGAATCAATTATCAAAAAACATCACCAACATCATACAATTGATAAAGAAAGTAATAAAAAAATATCCTTTGGAGTAGTTAGAGTTGCTAATATTCCACCTTGTGTGGCATTAAGTAAATACTTAATAATGTCTGATCATGATGATATAGAAATAAAGGTTATGGCTTATCATTCAAGTCAAGTGTTGTTATTGCGACATGAACAAGAAAAACATCTTGATGCTGTTTTAAAGAGAAAAGAAAAAGAAGATGAAGAAGCAAAAGCATTTCAGAATCCAATCATTCGTTCACATATAGATTCAAGTAAAACTAAAGATATTATTTTTGTCTTAGTTGCTACTCCCGTAGAAGAAGTTGGTCGCGACCATGATTTTGATTGGGCTATTATAGAACCTTCTTCTTATCGTTCTATTATTCAACTTGCAGGTCGTGTACGAAGACATAGAATAGGGGAAATAAGTGAAGCAAATATTGGATTAATGCAATATAACTATAAAGCTTTTAAAAATAGTGATACCGAAGAAAATAGCTATTTTAATAAACCTGGATATGAAGAAGATATTATACTTAACACTCATAATATTTCAGAATTAATAGATACAGAAAAAATAGCTAAAAGACTAGATGCACAAGCAAGAATCAAAAAATCTCAAAAGCTAGATCCTAAAAATTCATTAATAGATTTAGAACACTATAAAACACAAAAAGACTTGACTTCTTTTGATAAAATAGGAGCTAACACTTTTGAAGGATATTTAAATGAAAGTTGTTTTTTAACAGCTCATCCTTTTTATTATCACCCTTTTAGAGAGAGTTTAAAAAATACAAATATTTTTCTAGTTTATAATCAAAAAGATGACAATTATTGTTTTGCAGAGTTAGATGAATATTCTAAGTTAATAACTAATCAATCAGGTTATCCTTCTAATAGAGAAGACATACTGCAAATAAGTAGAGCAGATGATATTATAGATAAAAGTAAATTATGGTTATATCGAGATTATGATAAATTAGTAGAAAAATATGCTTTAGAAAACAATCAAACAAAAGAGGAAATATCATTGAAATATGGAGAACTAAATTTTGTAGTTTATAAAGATGATGATGAATTTGAATATAGTGACCAATTTGGACTAGTAAAGGTAATAAATGAAAACAAATAA
- the cas1f gene encoding type I-F CRISPR-associated endonuclease Cas1f, protein MENLNELKAILHSKRANIYYLEYCRVMQKDGRILYLSEAKKEYQYWNIPIANTTCLLLGTGTSITQAAMRMLAQAGVLVGFCGGGATPLFMANEIEWFTPQSEYRPTEYIQGWMQFWFDEAKRLETAKRFQISRIEFIQKVWAKDRELRIEGFDVKDSVLGNLFSTILTNIPNAYNVGKLLQLEADFTKKLYKYAALKTNQIGFTREHKSADLANDFLNHGNYLAYGLGATTLWVLGIPHGFAVMHGKTRRGALVFDVADLVKDALVLPWAFICAKENMSEKEFRSQCLQNFVEHKALDFMFNQVKEASSYYSKGDEIL, encoded by the coding sequence TTGGAAAATTTAAATGAATTAAAAGCTATTTTACACTCAAAAAGAGCAAATATATACTATCTTGAATATTGTCGTGTTATGCAAAAAGATGGCAGGATTCTTTATCTTAGTGAAGCTAAGAAAGAGTATCAGTACTGGAATATCCCAATTGCAAATACTACTTGTTTACTTTTAGGTACAGGAACGTCAATTACACAAGCTGCAATGAGAATGTTAGCTCAAGCTGGGGTACTTGTTGGTTTTTGTGGAGGTGGTGCAACTCCTTTGTTTATGGCAAATGAAATTGAATGGTTTACTCCCCAAAGTGAATATAGACCTACTGAATATATTCAAGGATGGATGCAATTTTGGTTTGACGAGGCTAAGCGGCTTGAAACTGCAAAAAGATTTCAAATATCTAGAATAGAATTCATACAAAAAGTTTGGGCTAAAGATCGTGAGCTAAGAATAGAAGGTTTCGATGTTAAAGATTCTGTTCTTGGAAACTTATTTTCTACAATTTTAACAAATATTCCAAATGCTTATAATGTTGGTAAACTATTACAACTTGAAGCTGATTTTACTAAGAAACTCTACAAATATGCAGCTTTAAAAACAAATCAAATAGGTTTTACAAGAGAACACAAAAGTGCTGATTTAGCCAATGACTTCTTAAATCATGGGAATTATTTAGCATATGGACTTGGAGCTACTACTCTTTGGGTTCTTGGGATTCCTCATGGTTTTGCAGTGATGCATGGTAAAACTAGAAGGGGAGCATTAGTTTTTGATGTAGCTGATTTAGTAAAAGATGCTTTGGTTTTACCTTGGGCTTTTATCTGTGCTAAAGAGAATATGAGTGAAAAAGAGTTTAGGTCACAATGTTTACAAAATTTTGTTGAACACAAAGCCTTAGATTTTATGTTTAATCAAGTAAAAGAAGCATCTTCATACTATTCAAAAGGTGATGAAATCTTATGA